A section of the Clostridium omnivorum genome encodes:
- the ispD gene encoding 2-C-methyl-D-erythritol 4-phosphate cytidylyltransferase: MCKVCAIVLAAGKGSRMGGKVKKQFLNLNDKPILYYSLKAFCDNTNIDEIVLVTAEEEMDYCRRDIVEKYQLNKVTSITNGGNERQESVLNGLKAVKNCDIVLIHDGARPFISGEIINSGIKYARLYGACACGVMPKDTIKIKNQDHFSKETLERSSLVAVQTPQCFKYEIIYSCHNKLSSENISVTDDTMVVENYGHQVYLYEGSYNNIKITTPEDLILAERILKLPSANIDRI; the protein is encoded by the coding sequence ATGTGTAAAGTATGTGCAATAGTTCTAGCAGCTGGAAAAGGAAGTAGAATGGGAGGAAAGGTTAAAAAGCAGTTTTTAAACCTTAATGATAAGCCTATTTTATATTATTCCTTAAAGGCTTTTTGTGATAATACTAATATTGATGAAATTGTGTTAGTAACTGCTGAAGAAGAGATGGATTATTGCAGAAGAGATATAGTTGAAAAATATCAATTGAATAAGGTGACTTCCATTACTAATGGTGGAAATGAAAGACAAGAATCAGTTCTAAATGGTTTAAAGGCAGTGAAAAACTGTGATATTGTACTTATTCATGATGGAGCAAGGCCATTTATATCAGGCGAAATAATAAATTCAGGTATAAAGTATGCCAGGCTTTACGGTGCCTGTGCATGTGGAGTAATGCCTAAGGATACCATTAAAATTAAAAACCAGGATCATTTTTCAAAAGAAACCTTAGAGAGAAGTAGTCTTGTAGCGGTACAAACTCCACAGTGCTTTAAATATGAAATTATATATAGCTGTCATAATAAATTATCTTCTGAGAATATTAGTGTTACTGATGACACAATGGTTGTAGAAAATTATGGACATCAGGTTTACCTGTATGAAGGAAGCTATAACAACATAAAAATTACAACCCCAGAGGATTTGATATTAGCAGAAAGAATATTGAAACTGCCAAGTGCTAATATTGACAGAATATAG
- a CDS encoding PIN/TRAM domain-containing protein, whose translation MLRKILRGLFTTIGALVGFFIGEVLLKSNNFNVLNYFNSNLGLKIVFLTVSTILFGFILFLLSPWITSLIIRSIEYTEKSVQRIPANEILFGTIGAITGLLIASLVGVQFSHISIIGTIIAVILSVIMASLGADIAVRKREELINIFSSMRKSSGSKDKKSKAVSKGDPKVLDTSVIIDGRIFDICQTGFVEGTLVIPNFVLEELRHIADSSDGLKRNRGRRGLDILNKIQKELSIDVQIYEKDFPDIAEVDSKLLKLAQVLNGKVITNDYNLNKVAEFQGVPVLNINELANAVKPVVLPGEEMRIQIIKDGKESGQGIAYLDDGTMIVVEGGRRHIGETKDVVVTSVLQTAAGRMIFAKQKELMEN comes from the coding sequence TTGTTAAGAAAGATTTTGAGAGGACTTTTTACTACAATTGGTGCTCTTGTCGGCTTTTTTATTGGTGAGGTGCTGCTAAAGTCAAATAATTTTAACGTTTTGAACTATTTTAACAGCAACCTCGGTTTAAAAATTGTATTCTTAACAGTTTCAACTATATTATTTGGATTTATATTATTTTTACTGTCTCCATGGATTACTTCTCTTATTATTAGGTCTATAGAGTATACAGAAAAGAGTGTTCAAAGGATACCAGCAAATGAAATTTTATTTGGTACTATAGGCGCAATAACAGGATTATTGATAGCTTCTCTTGTAGGTGTTCAATTCTCTCATATATCCATAATAGGAACTATTATAGCAGTTATTTTATCAGTTATTATGGCAAGTTTAGGCGCTGACATAGCTGTTAGAAAAAGAGAAGAATTAATTAATATTTTTTCATCTATGAGAAAGTCTAGTGGTTCAAAGGATAAAAAAAGTAAGGCAGTATCAAAGGGGGATCCCAAAGTCTTGGATACATCCGTAATAATAGATGGCCGTATTTTTGATATATGCCAAACTGGATTTGTTGAAGGAACTCTAGTTATTCCTAACTTTGTATTAGAAGAGTTAAGACATATAGCAGATTCTTCTGATGGCTTAAAAAGGAACAGAGGAAGAAGAGGGTTAGATATTTTAAATAAAATACAAAAGGAATTAAGTATCGATGTTCAAATATATGAAAAGGACTTTCCTGATATTGCAGAAGTTGATAGTAAGCTCTTAAAGCTTGCACAGGTGCTAAATGGAAAAGTTATTACAAATGATTATAATTTGAATAAGGTTGCAGAATTTCAGGGAGTTCCAGTATTAAACATAAATGAATTAGCTAATGCAGTAAAGCCTGTAGTGCTTCCAGGAGAAGAAATGAGAATCCAAATAATAAAGGATGGAAAAGAATCCGGACAAGGTATTGCGTATCTTGACGATGGTACTATGATAGTTGTTGAAGGTGGAAGGAGACACATCGGTGAGACTAAAGATGTAGTTGTTACTTCAGTACTTCAAACTGCAGCTGGTAGAATGATTTTTGCAAAACAAAAAGAATTAATGGAAAACTAG
- a CDS encoding CarD family transcriptional regulator — translation MLNVGDKVFIPIFGAGIVYIVENKIIADKDSVFIGIKLLLGNMSLIIPINKVKDYKLRNVETIEKAEKCLKIIATEPTIIEKKWSKRYRQSNEKITEGNLEKECEVLRDLYFLKKKGGIPPGEYKIFNKVLHLVASEISLIFDITISDACRKIENFAR, via the coding sequence ATGTTAAATGTTGGAGATAAAGTGTTCATACCGATTTTTGGAGCCGGTATTGTATATATAGTTGAAAATAAAATAATAGCAGATAAAGACTCAGTTTTTATTGGAATTAAGCTTTTGCTAGGAAACATGAGCCTTATAATACCAATAAATAAAGTCAAGGATTATAAATTGAGAAATGTGGAAACAATAGAAAAAGCAGAAAAATGTCTAAAAATAATAGCAACAGAACCAACTATCATTGAAAAGAAGTGGAGCAAAAGGTACAGGCAAAGCAATGAAAAAATTACAGAAGGTAATCTTGAAAAGGAGTGTGAGGTACTGAGAGATTTATATTTTTTAAAGAAAAAGGGGGGGATTCCGCCTGGAGAATATAAAATTTTCAATAAGGTTCTTCATTTAGTTGCAAGTGAAATATCACTAATATTTGACATAACTATTAGTGATGCTTGCAGAAAAATTGAAAATTTTGCAAGATGA
- a CDS encoding DUF1573 domain-containing protein, protein MKDVIFDDFQNSVNESLLRHRSILDIMTKLQESESRINRAVAKSVTYCGCVQIEAKKQNAADNCNDMDVEELEHCLQTHIKGSPCENCRDVIEREIGNNLFYLASLCNLLDLNLYDILLKEYDNINTLGKYTLR, encoded by the coding sequence ATGAAGGATGTTATTTTTGACGATTTTCAGAACTCTGTGAATGAATCTCTCTTAAGACATCGAAGTATCCTTGATATTATGACTAAGCTTCAGGAGTCAGAGAGTAGAATTAACCGAGCAGTGGCAAAATCCGTTACTTATTGTGGCTGCGTACAAATAGAGGCTAAAAAGCAGAATGCCGCAGATAATTGCAATGATATGGATGTGGAGGAATTAGAGCACTGTCTTCAAACCCATATAAAAGGCTCCCCTTGTGAAAACTGTAGGGATGTTATTGAAAGGGAAATAGGAAACAACCTCTTTTACTTGGCATCTTTATGCAATTTGCTAGACCTAAATCTTTATGATATACTTCTTAAAGAATATGACAATATAAACACCCTTGGAAAATATACTTTGAGATAA
- the disA gene encoding DNA integrity scanning diadenylate cyclase DisA: protein MRLEKDKELIGILKIMAPGTPLREGLENVLRAKTGGLIVLGDSEQILKLVDGGFAINSEYSPSYIYELAKMDGAIVISSDFKRILFANTQLVPDSSIPTFETGTRHRTADRVAKQTGSIVVAISQRRNIITIYKGSTKYILKDSSVILGKANQALQTLEKYVVVLDRVVSNLNMLEFQDIAALFDVLTAIQRTEMVMRIVAEIERYIYELGNEGRLISMQLNELVKFVEQDEIFLIRDYCQHNLDYNEIYKQIQNLDSEQLLDLETLSKLLGYPGVPLVDTLISPRGYRMLNKIPRIPSSVIENLVKNFKELKAVMEASYEQLDKVEGIGDARARAIKNGLRRLREQIMIDKVL, encoded by the coding sequence GTGAGGTTAGAAAAGGATAAAGAACTTATAGGAATACTAAAAATTATGGCTCCAGGCACTCCATTAAGAGAAGGCCTTGAAAATGTACTTAGGGCAAAAACTGGAGGTCTTATAGTACTGGGAGATAGTGAGCAAATTCTTAAACTAGTAGATGGAGGGTTTGCTATAAATTCTGAGTATAGTCCTTCTTATATATATGAACTAGCTAAAATGGATGGAGCAATAGTTATAAGCAGCGATTTTAAAAGAATTTTATTTGCAAATACTCAGCTTGTTCCTGACTCCAGCATTCCAACCTTTGAAACAGGTACACGTCATAGGACTGCGGATAGGGTTGCTAAACAAACAGGATCAATTGTTGTTGCAATATCACAAAGAAGAAATATTATTACAATATATAAAGGGAGCACAAAATATATTTTAAAGGATAGCAGTGTAATTCTAGGCAAAGCTAATCAAGCTCTTCAAACTCTTGAAAAATATGTTGTAGTATTGGATAGGGTTGTAAGTAACCTTAATATGCTTGAATTTCAGGACATAGCTGCACTATTTGATGTGCTAACTGCAATACAGAGAACAGAAATGGTTATGAGGATTGTTGCGGAAATTGAAAGGTATATATATGAGCTTGGAAATGAGGGAAGGCTTATTTCTATGCAGCTAAATGAACTAGTGAAGTTTGTTGAGCAGGATGAAATATTCCTTATAAGGGATTACTGCCAGCATAATCTAGATTATAATGAAATATATAAACAAATCCAGAATTTAGACTCAGAACAACTGCTTGACCTAGAAACCCTTTCAAAGCTCTTGGGCTATCCTGGAGTTCCTTTAGTAGATACACTTATTTCACCCAGAGGCTATCGAATGCTTAATAAGATACCTCGAATACCATCTAGTGTTATTGAAAATTTAGTTAAGAATTTTAAAGAGCTAAAGGCAGTAATGGAGGCATCCTATGAACAGTTAGACAAGGTTGAAGGTATAGGGGATGCAAGAGCAAGAGCCATTAAGAATGGGCTAAGAAGATTAAGAGAACAGATTATGATAGATAAGGTTCTATAA
- the radA gene encoding DNA repair protein RadA, which produces MGKSKTFFSCQECGYESPKWLGKCPGCGTWNSMVEEEKVETFKRAVTISAGNTPRSIVNIKSGEYERLDTGIAELNRVLGGGLVRGSLTLISGDPGIGKSTLLLQTANNIANKFGKVLYVSGEESEEQIKMRGDRLEAVSPELYIVSETNVELIEKHINDIEPIFVIVDSIQTLYKSSITSAPGSVSQVRECSNDLMRMSKTRNVPFFIVAHVTKQGELAGPRVLEHMVDTVLHFEGERTQDFRVLRTVKNRFGTTSEIGVFEMQQQGLVEISDPSRVFLEETSFKQEGAAVIGIMEGTRPILVEIQALVSETKAVMPRRTAVGVDSSRLNLILAVLEKKLRIPFYNCDVYVNVVGGLNIDGTYADLGLALALVSSVKGKEINLEKALIIGEVGLTGEVRPISYCDRLVNEGNKMGFKNVVIPYRNKEKIQSKDCNVVLVSSLREAINKVF; this is translated from the coding sequence ATGGGGAAAAGTAAGACTTTTTTTTCGTGTCAGGAGTGTGGCTATGAAAGCCCAAAGTGGCTTGGTAAGTGTCCCGGATGCGGCACTTGGAATAGTATGGTGGAGGAAGAAAAGGTTGAGACCTTTAAGAGGGCTGTTACAATAAGTGCAGGTAATACTCCGAGAAGCATAGTTAACATAAAATCCGGTGAATATGAAAGATTAGATACAGGTATAGCTGAATTAAATAGAGTATTAGGTGGAGGACTTGTAAGGGGTTCACTTACATTAATTTCTGGGGACCCAGGTATAGGAAAGTCTACTCTGCTGCTTCAGACTGCAAATAATATTGCTAATAAGTTTGGAAAAGTTTTGTATGTTTCTGGAGAAGAATCAGAAGAACAGATTAAGATGAGAGGAGATAGACTAGAAGCTGTTTCTCCTGAACTCTATATTGTTTCTGAAACTAATGTAGAACTTATAGAAAAGCATATTAACGATATAGAACCTATATTTGTAATAGTGGATTCTATACAGACATTGTATAAATCCTCCATAACATCAGCACCAGGAAGCGTCTCACAGGTAAGAGAATGCTCTAATGATCTTATGAGAATGTCAAAGACAAGAAATGTTCCATTTTTTATTGTGGCGCATGTGACGAAACAGGGGGAACTAGCGGGTCCAAGGGTGCTTGAGCATATGGTGGATACTGTGCTCCATTTTGAGGGAGAAAGAACTCAGGATTTTAGGGTGCTAAGAACTGTAAAAAATCGTTTTGGAACTACTAGTGAAATAGGAGTTTTTGAAATGCAGCAGCAAGGACTTGTAGAGATTTCTGACCCCTCGAGAGTATTCCTTGAAGAAACAAGCTTCAAGCAGGAGGGGGCTGCTGTAATAGGTATTATGGAGGGAACTAGGCCAATATTGGTTGAAATCCAGGCTTTAGTTAGTGAAACTAAGGCTGTAATGCCTAGAAGGACTGCAGTTGGGGTAGATTCTTCAAGATTAAATCTAATTTTAGCGGTTTTAGAAAAGAAGCTTAGAATTCCTTTTTATAATTGTGATGTATATGTAAATGTAGTAGGAGGCCTTAATATAGATGGAACCTATGCAGATTTAGGATTAGCTTTGGCGCTTGTTTCAAGTGTTAAGGGCAAAGAGATAAATCTTGAAAAGGCTCTTATTATAGGAGAAGTAGGGTTAACTGGAGAAGTGAGGCCTATATCTTATTGTGACAGGTTAGTGAATGAAGGAAACAAAATGGGCTTTAAAAATGTAGTTATACCATATAGAAATAAAGAAAAAATTCAGTCAAAAGATTGTAATGTTGTTCTTGTATCTTCCTTAAGGGAGGCAATTAATAAAGTTTTTTAG
- the nagB gene encoding glucosamine-6-phosphate deaminase gives MKVIVAKNYEELSDIAAKQIVELVSEKPQAILGLATGSTPEGMYKRLVELYNENKVDFSKTKSFNLDEYKGLKGEHPQSYRYFMNTKLFDHINIDKANTYVPNGTAENIEEECLAYDERITAAGGIDLQVLGIGNNGHIGFNEPSDFLYMGTHLTDLTEDTINANSRFFDSKDEVPTQAITMGLGGIMKAKRILLLASGEKKAPIIAKLVEGKISTKIPASILQVHSDVVVIVNEAAASLLKKNSIRNIESISL, from the coding sequence ATGAAGGTAATAGTTGCAAAAAATTATGAAGAATTAAGTGATATAGCTGCTAAACAAATAGTAGAGCTTGTTAGTGAAAAGCCACAAGCAATACTTGGATTGGCTACTGGAAGCACACCTGAAGGAATGTATAAGAGACTAGTGGAGTTATATAATGAAAATAAAGTGGACTTTTCAAAGACTAAATCTTTTAATTTAGATGAATATAAAGGTTTAAAGGGTGAGCATCCACAAAGCTACAGATATTTTATGAATACAAAATTATTTGATCATATAAATATTGATAAAGCTAATACTTATGTACCAAATGGGACTGCAGAAAATATTGAAGAAGAATGTTTAGCATATGATGAAAGAATAACTGCAGCTGGAGGTATTGATCTTCAGGTATTGGGCATAGGCAATAATGGTCATATTGGATTTAACGAGCCTTCTGACTTCTTATACATGGGAACTCATCTAACAGACCTTACTGAAGATACAATAAATGCAAACTCAAGATTTTTTGATTCTAAAGACGAAGTACCAACTCAAGCTATTACTATGGGCCTTGGTGGAATAATGAAGGCAAAGAGAATATTACTTTTAGCTAGTGGAGAAAAAAAGGCACCAATAATTGCAAAACTTGTTGAAGGAAAGATAAGTACAAAAATACCTGCTTCCATATTACAGGTTCATTCAGATGTAGTAGTAATAGTTAATGAAGCAGCAGCATCCCTTTTAAAAAAAAATTCAATTAGAAACATAGAGTCAATTAGCTTATAA
- a CDS encoding GntR family transcriptional regulator, with amino-acid sequence MTIDKNSPIPVYYQLKEDIKNKINIGVWKVGQCIDSERELSENYGVSRMTVRQALGELVQEGILVREKGKGTFVCEPKVKQRDIMSFSEIVKKSGRESETSILEFERIHTPESMQELLPFDEVYKINRLRIVEGEVIANEIIHIPCDYCGYMDMELLKGSFYELLKTFGYVIDHSEAALQAIIMDDSYKKLFNVNEAVPLIKSYSKNLTSDGKLLFIEESIYRSDKYVLEVNIYRREGKIR; translated from the coding sequence ATGACTATTGATAAAAATAGCCCTATTCCAGTTTATTATCAATTAAAAGAAGATATAAAAAATAAAATTAATATAGGAGTATGGAAGGTAGGACAGTGTATAGATAGCGAAAGAGAGCTTTCCGAAAATTATGGTGTAAGCAGGATGACTGTAAGACAGGCCTTGGGAGAACTAGTGCAAGAAGGAATACTTGTAAGAGAAAAGGGTAAGGGAACCTTTGTATGTGAGCCTAAGGTAAAGCAAAGGGATATAATGAGCTTTTCAGAAATAGTGAAGAAAAGCGGTAGGGAATCTGAGACGAGTATATTGGAATTTGAAAGAATTCATACTCCAGAGTCCATGCAGGAATTACTTCCTTTTGATGAGGTATATAAAATAAATAGATTAAGAATAGTTGAAGGGGAAGTAATTGCTAATGAAATAATACATATACCTTGTGACTATTGCGGATATATGGATATGGAACTTTTAAAGGGATCTTTTTATGAATTACTTAAGACCTTTGGTTATGTAATAGATCATTCTGAGGCAGCTCTTCAAGCAATTATAATGGATGATAGTTATAAAAAGCTATTTAATGTAAATGAAGCTGTACCTTTAATTAAAAGCTATAGTAAGAATCTTACTTCTGATGGAAAACTGCTATTTATTGAAGAATCAATTTATAGATCAGATAAATATGTTTTAGAAGTAAATATATATAGGAGAGAGGGAAAAATAAGATGA
- a CDS encoding penicillin-binding transpeptidase domain-containing protein yields MKTKKYILYIIIIIMALSLAACKKAETPKVSFDGYIAEWQKNDFTAMYKRLSAESKKNISEKDFVDRYKNIYEGINVNKLSVKPTYPEKFSADKDNKVHFPFAVTMDSIAGPIQFTSEVTLVQEKEGKTKKWNIIWNEKMIFPQLEAGDKVKYEKDNFKAKRGEIKDRNGKGLAVNGMTIGVDTGKIQGDKTAFEKQVADILGAVPDQIHKQISVSWAKPGVFVPIAAISKNDIDRLNKLIAIKGVTTQEKGQRAYPYNEAAAHLIGYVGSITPEELEKVKDQGYTKDDLIGKNGLEKVFEKKLKGENGAIVYTTDSKGNKKQTLAQKLPKNGEDITLTIDIDMQQALYTQLNGEPGTAVSVHPVTGEVLAMVSSPAYNPNLFLMGLTDKQWGDLNNNPKKPLTNRFEASFAPGSTFKPVTAAIGLKTSKLDPNKAVNITGKSWQKDSSWGKYSVTRVDESVSNVDLSTALIHSDNIYFAQAALAIGKEDFAKGAADFGIGEKIPFVYPLKASQLTSGTSLDKDIQLADSGYGQAQVSMNPLQLALIYGSLVNGGYVPSPILDMKDKAQNPTIWKDKVISKENSDIIVKDLVQVIENPSGTGHQAQIPGKTIAGKTGTAEIKQSQDDTNGKENGWFVAFDVNNPHLVVLMMIEDVKNKGGSHYAVPKVQAVMQQFLK; encoded by the coding sequence ATGAAAACAAAAAAGTATATACTTTATATAATTATTATAATTATGGCATTGTCATTGGCAGCCTGCAAAAAGGCGGAGACACCTAAGGTTAGCTTTGATGGATATATTGCTGAATGGCAGAAGAATGATTTTACAGCAATGTATAAAAGATTATCAGCGGAATCAAAAAAGAATATTTCTGAAAAAGATTTTGTGGATAGATATAAAAATATATATGAGGGCATAAATGTAAACAAGCTTTCCGTAAAGCCAACCTATCCTGAAAAATTTAGTGCAGACAAAGATAATAAAGTTCATTTTCCTTTTGCTGTTACAATGGATTCAATAGCAGGACCTATACAGTTTACCAGTGAAGTTACTCTTGTACAGGAAAAGGAAGGTAAGACCAAAAAGTGGAATATAATTTGGAATGAAAAAATGATATTTCCTCAGTTAGAAGCTGGAGATAAAGTTAAATATGAAAAAGATAACTTTAAAGCTAAGAGAGGAGAAATTAAAGACAGAAATGGAAAAGGACTTGCAGTGAATGGAATGACAATTGGAGTTGATACTGGAAAAATTCAAGGAGATAAAACCGCATTTGAAAAGCAAGTAGCGGATATATTAGGAGCAGTTCCTGACCAGATACATAAACAAATATCAGTAAGCTGGGCAAAACCAGGTGTATTTGTGCCTATAGCAGCTATTTCAAAGAATGATATAGACAGACTTAATAAATTAATAGCTATAAAAGGGGTAACTACACAAGAAAAGGGTCAAAGGGCGTATCCGTATAATGAAGCAGCAGCTCATCTTATAGGTTATGTAGGCTCAATAACTCCTGAAGAATTAGAAAAAGTAAAGGATCAAGGATATACAAAAGATGATTTAATTGGAAAGAATGGTTTAGAAAAAGTATTTGAAAAAAAGTTAAAAGGCGAAAATGGAGCTATAGTCTATACTACTGACAGTAAGGGAAATAAAAAACAAACACTAGCTCAAAAGTTGCCAAAGAACGGTGAAGATATTACTTTAACTATAGATATAGATATGCAGCAAGCACTGTATACTCAATTAAATGGAGAACCAGGTACTGCAGTATCAGTACATCCTGTTACTGGTGAAGTACTTGCAATGGTAAGCAGTCCAGCATATAATCCAAATCTATTTTTAATGGGACTTACTGATAAGCAGTGGGGAGATTTAAACAATAATCCTAAGAAGCCGCTGACTAACAGATTTGAGGCTAGCTTTGCTCCCGGTTCCACCTTTAAACCAGTTACAGCAGCAATTGGCCTTAAAACTTCAAAGCTAGATCCAAATAAGGCTGTTAATATTACGGGAAAGAGCTGGCAAAAGGATTCCTCTTGGGGAAAATATTCAGTTACTAGAGTTGACGAAAGTGTATCAAATGTAGATTTAAGTACTGCTTTAATACACTCCGACAATATATATTTTGCCCAGGCGGCTTTAGCTATAGGTAAGGAGGATTTTGCAAAAGGTGCAGCTGATTTTGGAATTGGTGAAAAGATACCTTTTGTTTATCCATTAAAAGCCTCACAACTGACTTCAGGAACTTCCTTAGATAAGGATATACAACTAGCAGATAGCGGGTATGGGCAAGCTCAAGTATCTATGAATCCATTACAGCTAGCACTAATCTATGGTTCCCTTGTTAATGGAGGGTATGTACCTTCACCAATATTGGACATGAAAGATAAGGCACAAAATCCAACCATATGGAAAGATAAAGTAATTTCTAAAGAAAATTCTGATATCATAGTAAAAGATTTAGTACAGGTTATAGAAAACCCAAGTGGTACTGGGCATCAAGCTCAAATACCAGGAAAAACCATTGCAGGAAAAACTGGTACCGCTGAAATTAAGCAAAGTCAAGATGATACCAATGGAAAGGAAAATGGTTGGTTCGTTGCTTTTGATGTTAATAATCCACATCTAGTTGTATTAATGATGATAGAAGATGTTAAGAACAAAGGTGGAAGCCATTATGCAGTTCCTAAGGTTCAAGCTGTAATGCAGCAGTTTTTGAAATAA